AGCTAatcttcattctcatttttgaactgagtttcagtttcaaaCTGAAACCCAAACTTCCTGTTCATAATATTCCCAAACATTATTTGTCTTGTATAGTACCCCCAGGcacttatttacttttttctcaGGTTGTAACGTTTTATATCCTTTTCTTCCCATTGAGTGGTTTGCTGCTGGGTTGGTTAGATTTTCAGATGATTATGAATCAGACTTAATTGCAGTATGTATTGTCCATATGAGCAGATGTAAGCTCAGCATTCTGTTCAGGCTAGATATCCTATAAGGTAAGAGCAGCTAAATCTGCCTTGGGCTGGAGGATACAGTGCCAGTACTGCTGAGGCAGCAGGATGATGGGGCTTAGAGCTGAGGGCTCCATCTACTTTACTGTAGCTCCAGTCTGGATAGGATAACTCAATAAAGCTTCTTCCCTCTGTGCTAAGTACTCCACAGTCTCTTCAAGCATGCTGGATGCTTTATGAAGATGTTTTTGAATTCTTGTGCCTGGTTTGCAGAGCTTCATACAGAGATGCAATGACTCTACAGCATGGTCAGCACGGTCCCCAGGTCAGTTCAGCTCAGATCTAATGTAGATACACTGtgtccttttttcatttttaattagcTTGCTGGGCAGTAAGATGCCCATTGATTCATTGTTTGAAATCAGGTAGGTTTCAACTGGAAATAGAAGTAGAGAAATGTCTGAGAGTCACACTATTGTTTACAAGAATTCACAATGTGTTATTTGTTAAGTACTGCCAAATCTGCTTTCAGTTGAGTGGTCTATATAATGAGTCATAATAAGACAATGTTGGGCTTTGTTATGTCTTGAATCCTCATGGTGCGGTTATTTCAAGACCAAACCCAGAAACCTAGAGGATTCTGTGTGACAGAATCAGAATATGAATGATAAGACATATGTTTTATCAATGTGACGTTTGTGTCCTCAGGTCTTAAATGATTGGATGACAAAGGACCTTGAATCTCAAATGATCATGCCCACGCTCTGATGCTACACTGTATTTTCTTTGCACCTTGGAGGGTACATCCTCAATAATGCACCCTGGTACCAGAAGAGACTATAACTTTGAGACTAGAGGGTCCATTGGGTCCACTGGGACAACAGTGAACACTGGAGCCATGGGGTCCATCGCAGCACCCCAGGATGGACTGAGGGGACGACGGACATCCATTCCTATTCAACCAAAATCTATCATTGTTGTCCAGTCCTCACTGCCTGGGGAAAAGATTCAGTATGAGAGTCACCTAATAAACGTAAGgagctgagttttttttttttttttttttttttttttccagaggaatGTTTATTTCTTATTGTTGATTATTCATGTGATATGATGTGGAGATAATGCTTATTTTGATTATAGTTTTTGATTATAGTTTTTCTCATTGATGACAGCATCAAGGAAAGGATGTagtattattgtattgtaaagTTAATGAAATTAACTTGGTTGCTAATATTCTTGGGATCGGTAGCGAAAGTGGCATCCTCATCTACTTTCTTGATGCAAAGCATCTGGGCCACTGGGAATTACCTCACTCCTTCACGCATGCAAGTAGACTATCTGATCTCTTGTGGCCTTACAGTGCCTATAGACAATACACTAAGCCAGTATGATTCAGTGGCTGCAAAAACTGGCCAAACCACTACAAGGTATTGAGAGCACCACAGCAAGAGGACTTTTGTTCTTCCTCAAAGAATTGCTACATAACAGTCTTGTCATCAGTGTCACAGGGCAATAGCCATGTTTCTGTTGTCTTAGGAGGCCATGTTTCTGTCAGGAaagaggttaaggttagagttagggaTGGTGTGGAGCCACAATCCTCACCCTTGTTCATCGGAAAAGAACAAGGATCCTTTTGCTGTTCCTCTCTGGTGAAAGGCTTCTGGTTGTGTAATTATTTCACCATTTCTCTGTAGTACTGCTGAAATGTGTGGGGTGATTTGCATCTATGACATTGTGTGATCTTGTTAATTTGCCAGGTTGACACTGAGTCATCCCTTCCTCTGCCTGACATCATGCCAAATGATTCCTCCCAACTTACAACTGCCATACGCCGTCATAAGAGTACAACAGACATTCCCTACAAAGGCAATATCAACGTGCTTCCAACTGCCAGCCTAGGTCCTACAGGTCCAGAGCAAGCCTTTTTCCGCCGCTGCTCTCTGAGAGAGGCCAGTGGAGTTTCACGGTACACACGCCATGCCCTCAGTGTGCCTAACATGGGCAACACCAGCCCCCTTCGGGGCTTTAACACTAGCCCTCTTCATAGCACCCAACTGTCGCCTGCACATAGCACCCTTTCCAATCCTGATAGAGAAATGGAGAGGCTGGCCAAGGCTCGTAGTAAGCTGGTAGAGGGTGAATGTGCCCAAACACCCACCATTACTCCAGAAGCCCGAAAGCAGCTCCGCTATGTCTCCAAAGACGGAAAATGTCGCGTGAACCTGTGTCACATTTCTGAAAGGAGCCGCTTCCTGTCTGACATCTTCACCTCCTTTGTGGACCTCCAGTACCGCTGGTTTCTCTTTGTGTTCATGATGTGCTACACCACCACCTGGTTCTTATTCGCAGGTCTCTACTTCCTTAATGCATACCTCAGAGGGGACCTGCAACCTGAGCAACGTCTCAACATCACCAAGAACCATCTCCTAGACCAGAGGCCCTGCTACCTGGGTGTAGACGACTTCATCtcagctctgctcttctctGTTGAGACTCAGCGGACAATTGGTTATGGCTCACGGACTGTCTCCCCTACCTGCCATGAGGGTGTGCTCTTGGTCATGATGCAGTGTATTGTGGGGTCCATGATTGACGCCCTCATGGTTGGTTGCATGTTTGTCAAAATATCCCGGCCTAAAAAGCGGGCTGAGACACTGCTGTTCAGCCGTACCTGTGTTATTGCCAACCGTGATGACCAGCTATGTTTAATGTTCCGTCTGGGTGACCTGAGAGAGAGTCACATGGTGGATGCTAAGGTCCGCGCCAAGCTAATTAAATCCCGCCAAACAGCAGAGGGTGAGTTCCTGCCACTTGAGCAGTCAGAGATTGACCTTGGCTATGACAGTGGCTCAGACCGCCTCTTCCTGGTGGAGCCTCAGGTCATACAGCACACCATTGACTCCAACAGTCCATTCTGGGAACTTGGCCCTGAACAGCTAAGAAGACATCAGTTTGAGATCATCGTTATCTTGGAAGGAATTGTTGAGGCCACTGGTGAGTTGTGAGAATCAGATTAAAGCAAAGAGACACATAACTAAGATTGTTTAAATTTTCTCTTGATAACCAAGTAAACATTTACAAGATGCTCACCACCTTTTGTAACTGCCAGATGTACAAATTaatttgcaaatgtattttgaaatatATCTAGAGATGTACATTTTTGGAGAATATACAGGCTCAACAGAGACAAGAATGTCATGTATAACAATAAAGCACAGGTTGGAACTGAATATCACAGTTTATGAAAGGTTTTCAAGATAAAATAGGTTTGTGAACCATGCAAGGAAGACAGTTAGTATACATCGCCTTGTCTACTTTAGGAGCCATGATTAGGGCAGTTTACACCTTAATGCTTATTAAATCGAGAGGGAGTTGAAGTTGGTTTAGCAAACAGGAAATAATATGCCTGGCATTAAGCTGATAATCATTATCTCTCTGTGTCCTGCTTTGTTACATGGCTGTTCCAAGCAGTCAGCAGATAAGCTGCTATTATGAGAGGTCAACTATGATTCACAATGTGTCTGACCCAGGTGTTTGTGTGAAGATTCAAACACGTGTTCTTGTAAATACGGAAATCATGTGACAGACGATATATACTTGACCTTAGTAAGCAGTTATTCATGTAACATTTCTAACAGTGAAACGATTAACAATAGCTACCATATTTAtcctgcctttctttctttctttctttctttgtttctttctttctttctttgtttctttctttctttctttctttctttctttctttttctttctttctttcctttataCCCAGGCATGATGTGTCAAGCTAAAACATCTTACATTGAGACGGAGATTGAGTGGGGAGCCCGCTTTGAGCCCTGCATGACTCTGGAAAAGGGCTCTTTTAAAGTGGACCTGCGTCGTTTCCACGCCACCTATCCGGTGCCCCTGCCCAACTGCAGCGCCAGCCAGGCCCAGCAGTTTCTTATTCTGAAAGACTATAAGCTCCATGACCCCAGAGGCAGTACGGAATGGGGGATCTGTGTGGAGGAAACggcagaggaggacaaagaCAAGCAGTCACGTCCAGTGGGATTCACCATTGGCGATATCTTGGAGGAGAGAATGTCTGAAGTGACTGAATGTGAAGGGAATGATGAACAGAACTCTCTGCCCTGATAATACTTGgaattttttaaagattttttggcATTTGCTTTATATTGATAAaaacagtagagagagacaagaaggtcaagggagaaagaggggatgacatgcagcaaaaggcttAGGCTGGAGTGAAACCAGGACCACTGCAGTAAGGGCTCAGCCTGGTAGTGCATGCTCTACCAAGTGAGTCATTCCAATACTGGGCTTTTATAGAAACAGTCTTGAATTCCATTATTAATGTGGAGGTTATGAATTTAATTATCAAATATGTGCTTACACAGTGAGACCCAGCACATGCCACTAAATGGATAATAAGTTATCACCTTCACTCATTTCTCAATTCTGTTGATGGACGTTCATCTCCAGCTTCACATGCTGGCCACATTCAGTCAACTCAGAGCCAAATATATCAGAAATATTTAGACCCATAATATATAATGCATGTAGCAGGTTCTGCATCAGGCCATCTGTCTGAAAGTTTACTGaattttttagtgtgtgtgtttaatggttCTTATCCCGGAGGTGatcatacagtggtggaaaaaagttttcagacacccttaaaattttacacaatctcaaatattataatgaaatatttgtggaaaaatcttttttgtgtttcaaaagctgtggctgcattagacagatacaaacaaatacaaattatagatatatatacactactcacaaaaagttagggatattcggctttcgggtgaaatttcaggatgaacctaaaatgcattataacctttacaggtaaacttaatgtgaccttctgtaaacttttgaatgcacatgtccaactgttcagtgtttcagtactttttgcacaagttgctgttctctaacaaggagtttaacggcaaaattcacatcaggtgtttgatgctccagctcatcgaggtcgtatcataagggaacggctgctggagactggggtacctcaaatggagtggcctgcactttctccagacctgcatcccatagaaaacctatgggatcagctgagtcgccgtgtagaggctcggagctctgtaccccagaacctcaatgtcctgagggctgcccttcaagaagagtgggatgccatgcctcagcaaacaataagtcgacttgtgaacagcatgagacgtcgtggtcaagctgtaattgatgctcaagggcacatgacaagttattgacactgacattttttgttgtggtatatccaccactgttgttggcttttgttttaagaaattgtttgagatgaggaaatcaccagtgtatgcttctacttaaatgccctactttcatgatataatatcactgtagcgtgaactttttatattttccataaatttcacccaaaagccaaatatccctaactttttgtgagtagtatatatatatatttatttttttgtcgcCTGGCCTTCTGCGTACCCTCACATtagtaggaggaagataaagctggaaactggactcatctgaccacagaatcttcttccaattcctggctgtccagttcttgtgtgcctgggcccaacgacaccggactagcctctgtctctcattgatcaggggcttcttgatagccttgtaggaccttaagccatgatctgaaagtcggccacgtacagtgcgggtggaacaccgGACACCAGTTTgttttgaccactgctgctgaagctcctgtgacgtcattcggcggttttgcctgcacatgcggatcaggatgcagtcatttcttgctgaagaaacccttggacgcccagatcttggtttgtcttccaagctgttggttcgtctgtatttctgcagagtgtatccaactgctgaaggattgcatctgcacttcctggctatctggcggcagctgtacccttcctggctgacaatctttatcttcaggcgtgtttcctgcgttaggttccgtgttttagccatttttgtgtctgaagaactttcaaatgcgctggctttatatagacacgaagcttggcaacaaaaattgtgtcttttaataaaaagaacgaccttcatcactggtaccaaaatgacccaatactcaaaatttcttatgtatttttgtgtaaccaatcaattttaagttttgaatagcttttttaggatttgtttagtattttggctgtgactgtactaaaagaaattgcacttgaagacctaagagtgattcttaatgcaatatttcacaaatgcatggggtgtccgaaaacttttttccaccactgtacaggAATACGTTAAAGCATTCCTTCCCTGTTTAGTAGGGTTTATGTTTCATGCTTAAGTATCACCATTTCTAATCCAAAGAGGAGATGGACAGTGAAAGAAAGTGGTAATTGTAACATCTTTGAAGAACCTCTAATAAAGGTCTGACTTTCTTCCCTCCTGCATGAGAAGCACAAATAAATCTCAATTATTGCTGTGCAAGTGTATTCCCAATGTGCTTCTCTCATCTCTACACATCAAACTAGTTCCCTACTTATGCTTTTTTAGTATCACAGACCGGTGACCGCAGACGACTTTTAAACGCTGATGGTGAAAAGAGACAGTTGTGTCAGCTATCCTGTACCACTGTAACTTGCCAAAAAAGTGACAAGTGGCCAAGCCATTTGCAAAATACTGTCatcttatttaattttttttattattatatcaatattttacaaaaaatgtctcaaaaaatatctttaaaaatgtCTCTAATTGAAACAGAAATTGCACAatttaaaacatcaataaagCTTTTTATTTGTGAATATCTGACCAGACTGgtttaggttaaaaaaaaaaaaagaaaaaaaagcattgaaCAGGTTGTGTACAAATTGGTTTAATCAAGACTATTTGGTGCATCAGTAGCCTAAAAAGATTATGATGCTTTTCAAAGTAATGCCACTGTTAATGCACTGGTTTCAGATGGAACAGGTCTCAGTCTCCCTCTAGTGGACATATTGTGCAAGTAGACATGTTACTGCGTATATGAGGACTCCAGAGATACCTTTACAGGATGATGACTGAGAGAAACTCCTCAGACATCAGTCGTTTTAGCTTTAGGTTTATGTACAgttgttcatgttaaaagtATTTGTATTAcactttgtatttattgtgtgaCAGTAGGAGAGACTAGGGTTGGTTGGACTACTTTTCTCTCTATGTAGGTGCTGTCATCATAGAGGTTTATTCACATATAaggtacacacacgcacacacacacacacacacacacacacacacacacacaatacaattGCATTTCACTATGTATATCATATGTGCATGGCATCCTGTGTGCCATTCAACCGCAAAATCTGAGCACCAACCAACCCACATTACACACCTCTGTCATGCTTATTACACTTTCAAATGTTATATTAAAATACAGAAGATTCCTCAATTTATTATTAActgaaagaaatacattttcaatatcATTACCTAACACAGTTCTATAACAGCCTATATTTAGTACGTATGTTTTGTTCTGCTGGTAGGTGGGGCCAGTAAGGGTGGCTGTTGATCCGTCTGTACGTCTGCCCATCCATtcaacaacatacaacatacaggAACCCTTTCAGTTTTGGTGAGCTTGTGACCTTTCCTGTAGCACCACCATAAAGCCAAATTTTGGCTTGTGGACAGTATAAAAATCTATTTGGCAGATTACCAACAGAATCTGGTGGGCACACTGGATTATTGACTCCTCACAGGATGAAAACAGTCAGTTTTgctgacctcatgacctttcctgtcGCACCACCCTTGACCTTATATATAGGCGtgtttatatataatatatatacatatatacatatatatatatataataacttTCCTCTTGGACCACCCACAGGCCCAATCTTACATCTTACATTACAAACTTACAATCCTACATTTGGCACACAAGATATTAAATTGAAATTAGCAGAACGTTTTGATATTTGGTGAATGCATTCATTCAACTAAGTATTCCAGCATGTGTAAAATTACTTGTGGATGTTGTGACTTTAATGCACTTACATGACGTAATGTGAAACTAACATAGCATAATATATGCTCACTGTATTTTGTGACCTGTAGGCAGAATTCTCTTGGAGCtgtgaatatgaaaacacagcagtctCAGTTATGACTGCGAGATGTTTGGGTAGAATGAGGTGTCAGTCAGTGGTGTGAGGTAAAGGTTCAAATATGTGAGGTGTACAGGTAAGTATTGTTGATGCTCCAGTCAGGGGGGAAGTCTTGAACAGCGTGGTTCTTCACGTGTCTCTGCATGGTGACCAGGCTGCTGCAGAACTCCAGGCACACCGTGCACTGGTAGGGCGTGGCCCCGCCATGCGTGCGCAGGTGCTTGATCATGGCTGAATAGTCCCGCGAGCGTTGACCACACAGGCGACACTCAAAAGGCTTTTCACCTTGGAGGAGATGGAAAGGAGAGCAGGAAGGAGGGCAAGAGGGAAACAgatgagggagaagagaggcaTGTCCACTTCAGAGCGGGTCTCAGATGTACTGGATGAACCACTAGACATAAACAGTGACTATATCCACTGCCTCTGCTTCCCACCATTTGCAAACTTTGGTTATTGATTTCTAAAGGGTGGAATTATATTCTAAAAGTGAAAGCAATATATAGGTAGGAAGGAGCCATAAAATGCCATTCAGCACTATGTCAAAGGTCCATGTTTATGGCTAGGGTTCAGATTCATATCAGAAATAAATACTATAACAATATCTTTATAAACAATACATGAAGGCATGTATTAAGGCTATGTCTGTGATGTTCTATTCAGAAAGTGATCGCACTCGGATAAAGGGCCTACCAGTGTGAACTCGGTGGTGTGTGTCCAGCTGGTGTTTCAGGCTAAACCTCTTTGGGCAGTAACGGCACTGGTAGGGTTTCTCTGCACCATGCTCTTGTCGGTGGGATTGTTGCGGGTGCTGCACCTCATCTCTTCGTCCACAAAACCTACGCCCTGCGGAAGCCTCAGCTGAGGAGTGAACTATTGAGAGGAAACAGTTGCGGGTGTGAATACCATTGTGACAGGTTTACTGGGTGTTAAACAGCTCTCCTGTGTTTGGCAGGTAAGGCTGAATTCCCTTAACAGCAAAACGTGTCTGCGGTGTGACCTGTCCGAGCATCAGTGTGGAAGATGCTCAGCCCACGCCTGCTTGTTTCCTGCAATTTGCTCCAGATAATATATAATTCAAAACATTGTGAATAAATCTTTACAGAATACTGCttgcaaacacaacaaaggtgtgtgagtgtgtgtttcttaagGATACTTGGTGCAAACCTGCAAGTACAACCACTGGAAATTTGCACACCTGAACTGCTCTGTTATTTCAGAAACTTCAGCTTCTTATAAGTTTTGATATTAATATTGttcaaacatgcattttttgtttgtttttagagcaCACTAGAGAATTAATTCTTTAGACCACTTTTTTGTCCTATTTTAAAGCAAATCCACACATCAACTCTTATTCCACCAGACAGTTGACAGATCTTCATCTCCCTAAAGACCTCACCAGCACAGGATGTTTTAATAACATTTAGAGGAACCAGATTATGGAATTCTTAATCTCATTTGGTAACAATATCATCCTCCCCAAAATCCTACagaagctatttaaaaaaatatttctgctaTGTGATTTAGTTCTCTCCTTACATCTTGTTGAACTTGCCTTTATACTGCTTTATTTGTTATCTTGTGATAATTTTCTACTGTGCAAGTGTTAACATTTATTTGCCATCTGATGTAACTTTGTAATtctaattttttcatttcaattttagGTAGAGGCCTCAAATAAGCGTTTTGGCTTTCTGCCTTTCTCCCAGCTATGTACTCCTTATTTTCTTGGTGccctatttgtttgtttgtttgtttgttgtaattgcgcaaaacaaaacaaaacaaaacaaaacaaaacaaaacaaaacaaaacaaaacaaaacaaaacaaaacaaaacaaaaaacaaaacaaaacaaaacaaaacaaaacaaaacaaaacaaaacaaaacaaaaaacaaaacaaaacaaaacaaaacaaaacaaataaaatctgtttAACGCACAATTCATATCAAAGTAAGAGtgctttgtcattttcattctcTTGCAGAGTATTTTGGACTAATTATATGTCAATTCGTTTCTGTGTCCACATTAGAAAACACTGACATCTACAGGCCACTGACATGACCAGCCACTTCACAACATATGAGGGGATACTGTACAATTAAGGAAATATATATTCACTCAGCTCTCTGTATCAGCTTGATATGCCGTTGCTGTTTATAGCATGGACTTTGCAGAGATAAATGAGTGGAGTATGCTGAAATTACAATTCAGAGGGGCACGGCTGTCTTTGGTGACATCCGGTTGCAAGACCACCACACAGAGGCCCCTTTTCCTGTCGCACTGAAATGGTGTCCCATTCTCCCCAAAGTAAGAGTTAGCAGGCCTTTTCAACTTTCAAAGGTGAGACTTTGAGGTTGCAACTCTGTCACTTTTCACTGCATTTCGCTCTCTTTCAGTTCTTTGATTTACCCCAGTGTGAGCTTGTGCCCCATAGTATAGACAGGAACAGGATGCTGAAATgcgtgtatgtctgtgtgtgtgtgtgcgtgtgtgtggggtgtatgtgtggggggggggggggtgagaggAGGTTGTTAGGGGAAATTGAGAGAATAAACCACAACAATAGAACATTCACCACTCTAAACGCATCTCACTAAGACCTGTTGCTATTAGCAGGCTTCCTGTCCAATATTTCACTTCAGGCCTCATTTGACTTGACATGACATGTAACTTTGCTTTACGATGATGCTTTTTCAAAAGCCTTGCTGCAGTGCGGTAACCTGCGTGTTAACCTAAAGTGCTTTGTGGAAATCTACCTAATCTACCTTAAGGTGTTATACACAATAAGTGTacacaataacacattttttttgccaagtaTACAAAGGTGttgtactgaaaaaaaaagaaaaagaaaaaaaaagtcctagcACATGCTCAAATGTTTCTGCCTAATTTCAGAGAACCAGTTGGCTACTGCACAAAACCGAATCACAACCTGAACATGTCTGTGGACATAGAGCATGACATAGCaacactctgaaaaatgtatttcctaTTGGAAAGAACTGAATGTGTCACTTTGTAAACATTATAGTCACCTTGGTGTGCAATGAGACACCATATGATTTAATTTCAGTGAAGGAATGACTTAAAACAATGGCTTGTTGCTGCAACACTAAACCAGTACATtgcttttttattctttttgtccACATTCTGTCATTACACTGTtgtgaataaataatgcattaGGGCAATTTTCAGCACTTGAATGTTATTGTGTACTTACTGCAGTGAGGCAATTGTAGAGTGTTACTCTTACCCAGTAGCATGAACATAATGTTCCATTGAAATACAGATAATTACACATCAGATAAGCACGCACACAACTTCACAcgtgcacactcactcacacacacacacacacacacacacacacacacacacacacacacacggagtaAAGTGATTGCTATGGCCCTGATAAAATCCCCCTAAGTACATATTTATTgcgtatatatacatatatagagcataatttttttctgcacaggACAAACCACTGTTGCACTGCAGAACATACTGTACTGTTTGCTGTATCTAGTAACCACACTACTGCTCCTGCTGCACCATGCTTTCAAAACCACAACTCTCTATCACTTTCCATTACGTAGCTAGAACTTGAAGAGGTTAGAGGTCACAAGAAATTTTACTATCTCTAGAAATTGATACTGCAGGCCTCACATGGGCGAACCACCCTCATTGACTTTTGCTGACTTACCTTTTTCTCCTTGGTTCATATCACTGTGCAATATGGCCATTGTGTTGTTGCCAGTCAAATGCAGTGAACTCTGTTTTTGACAGAATCATATTTTTTACCTGGTTGTGTGGAAGTGGACTCCTGTAGTAATGGATTGCCAAGGAGACTTGTACTGCAGTGCTGGCAGTCTTTAACGCACTCTGTTCTGGCTCTGTGCTCCTCGGGGTATCTGTGGGAAAGAGATGTTGTGAGACAGCTGCGgccaa
The Myripristis murdjan chromosome 16, fMyrMur1.1, whole genome shotgun sequence DNA segment above includes these coding regions:
- the kcnj20 gene encoding G protein-activated inward rectifier potassium channel 3 yields the protein MHPGTRRDYNFETRGSIGSTGTTVNTGAMGSIAAPQDGLRGRRTSIPIQPKSIIVVQSSLPGEKIQYESHLINVDTESSLPLPDIMPNDSSQLTTAIRRHKSTTDIPYKGNINVLPTASLGPTGPEQAFFRRCSLREASGVSRYTRHALSVPNMGNTSPLRGFNTSPLHSTQLSPAHSTLSNPDREMERLAKARSKLVEGECAQTPTITPEARKQLRYVSKDGKCRVNLCHISERSRFLSDIFTSFVDLQYRWFLFVFMMCYTTTWFLFAGLYFLNAYLRGDLQPEQRLNITKNHLLDQRPCYLGVDDFISALLFSVETQRTIGYGSRTVSPTCHEGVLLVMMQCIVGSMIDALMVGCMFVKISRPKKRAETLLFSRTCVIANRDDQLCLMFRLGDLRESHMVDAKVRAKLIKSRQTAEGEFLPLEQSEIDLGYDSGSDRLFLVEPQVIQHTIDSNSPFWELGPEQLRRHQFEIIVILEGIVEATGMMCQAKTSYIETEIEWGARFEPCMTLEKGSFKVDLRRFHATYPVPLPNCSASQAQQFLILKDYKLHDPRGSTEWGICVEETAEEDKDKQSRPVGFTIGDILEERMSEVTECEGNDEQNSLP